One genomic window of Ziziphus jujuba cultivar Dongzao chromosome 4, ASM3175591v1 includes the following:
- the LOC107417086 gene encoding cellulose synthase-like protein H1 isoform X1, protein MANNSDSPLCEIKYLNNNKHRSLSLIVLLLKLYIVAYRLVHLSDHGFPWFIAFLCDCWYTFIWLLWINIGWTSVDYKTHPQLLLQRFPDLPRIDLFVTTTDPMLEPPITTVNTVLSLMAVDYPADKLACYVSDDGCFPITLYSLTEAAKFASFWIPFCKKYNLQVRAPLLYFSSKSTSKSDSPSEIFHEEERKMKSFNYFFQEEYEKLREKIEDAVHGKVPIDLSGDYAVFADTQKNNHPAIIKIIVENKERLSNGLPHLIYVCREKRPNYQHHYKAGAVNVLTRVSGAMTNAPFTLNVDSDMFVNNPKIIKQAMCLLLGLRHENCAYIQCRDIFYNDLKDDPFGNNFLIAFEILGRGMSGIQGPMFGGSGFHRREVIYGLTFDEHSHPKGKMSYEEMKRKFGNSMELNKLAAQTLSGESDIDGPLNLSSRIETACQVANCDYEHETEWGSKIGWVYGSITEDIVTGMKIHSRGWRSVLYISDPPSFIGSAPLGGPTVTIQRKRWATGQLEVLFSKNNPLFLTLKGKLKLRQCLAYMWILLWGASSIPELFYTFLPIYSIITNSYFLPKVGEVAFIGVIALVLTQNLQHITFCMGCGQNFRECWNGMRMNRITNMTSSLLACLSWILKFFGISETFFEVTKKYQPIVNDGADSGRFSFDDSAMYVPITTLLFLHLTALFMPLLGLRPLNDVGRCGPGLLEYIFSLFMVISYWPYVRGLFGKGEHGIPFSTKCKSSILVLIFLLVCKLFGGGSLFH, encoded by the exons ATGGCGAATAATTCAGACTCTCCTCTATGcgaaataaaatatctaaacaACAACAAGCACAGATCTCTCAGTCTAATCGTCTTACTATTGAAGCTCTACATCGTTGCTTATCGTCTTGTCCATCTTTCTGACCATGGTTTCCCCTGGTTCATCGCCTTCCTCTGCGATTGTTGGTACACCTTCATTTGGCTTCTCTGGATCAACATCGGATGGACTTCCGTCGATTACAAAACACACCCACAACTCCTCCTCCAAAg atttCCAGATCTTCCTCGGATAGATCTTTTCGTGACGACGACGGATCCGATGCTAGAACCACCAATAACGACAGTAAATACGGTGCTGTCTCTTATGGCGGTTGATTATCCAGCCGATAAATTAGCTTGCTATGTTTCCGATGATGGGTGTTTCCCGATCACACTATACTCTCTCACTGAAGCAGCCAAATTTGCAAGCTTTTGGATTCCCTTTTGTAAGAAATACAACCTTCAAGTTAGAGCTCCCTTGCTGTACTTCTCTAGCAAGTCAACATCTAAAAGTGATAGCCCGTCCGAGATTTTCCAcgaagaagagagaaagatgaag agttttaattattttttccaggAGGAGTATGAGAAGCTGAGAGAAAAGATTGAAGATGCTGTGCATGGAAAGGTTCCGATTGATCTTTCTGGAGACTATGCTGTTTTTGCAGATACACAGAAAAACAACCATCCTGCTATCATCAAG ATTATTGTGGAGAACAAGGAAAGACTTTCAAATGGATTGCCGCATCTAATTTACGTTTGCAGAGAGAAGCGTCCAAATTATCAACATCACTATAAAGCTGGTGCTGTGAACGTTTTG aCTAGGGTTTCTGGGGCGATGACAAATGCACCATTTACGTTGAATGTGGATTCTGATATGTTTGTAAATAATCCAAAGATCATTAAGCAAGCAATGTGTTTGTTGCTCGGTCTCAGACATGAAAATTGTGCATACATCCAATGCCGTGATATCTTCTACAATGATTTAAAAGATGACCCTTTTGGAAACAATTTTCTTATTGCTTTTgaa ATACTTGGACGTGGAATGTCAGGGATTCAAGGTCCTATGTTTGGAGGATCAGGTTTTCACAGACGTGAAGTCATCTATGGTTTAACCTTTGATGAACATTCACATCCTAaag GAAAAATGAGCTACgaggaaatgaaaagaaaatttggaaATTCCATGGAGTTAAACAAACTTGCTGCTCAAACTTTGTCAGGGGAATCAGATATTGATGGACCCCTAAATCTTTCAAGTAGAATTGAGACCGCATGCCAAGTTGCTAATTGTGATTATGAGCATGAAACTGAATGGGGTTCAAAG ATAGGTTGGGTTTATGGGTCAATAACAGAAGATATTGTAACGGGAATGAAGATCCATTCACGAGGTTGGAGGTCTGTCTTATATATATCCGATCCACCATCCTTCATAGGATCTGCACCTCTAGGTGGGCCTACTGTGACAATCCAAAGGAAGAGATGGGCCACAGGTCAATTAGAAGTACTATTCAGCAAAAACAATCCCCTATTTTTAACTCTCAAAGGGAAGCTAAAACTTAGGCAATGCTTAGCTTACATGTGGATTCTCCTGTGGGGTGCAAGCTCTATTCCTGAGTTGTTCTATACTTTTTTGCCCATCTACTCTATCATCACCAACTCATACTTCTTACCCAAG GTTGGTGAAGTTGCTTTTATAGGAGTTATTGCATTGGTTCTCACTCAAAACTTGCAACATATTACATTTTGTATGGGATGTGGTCAAAATTTTCGGGAATGTTGGAATGGTATGAGAATGAATCGAATCACCAACATGACTAGCTCTTTATTAGCATGTTTAAGTTGGATTCTCAAGTTTTTTGGGATCTCAGAGACATTTTTTGAAGTCACAAAGAAATACCAGCCAATAGTTAACGACGGAGCTGATTCTGGTAGGTTCAGCTTTGATGATTCAGCAATGTATGTGCCCATCACCACCCTTTTGTTTCTACATTTGACAGCTTTGTTCATGCCCTTGTTAGGGCTACGACCATTGAATGATGTTGGTAGGTGTGGTCCGGGACTTTTGGAGTACATTTTTAGTTTGTTTATGGTGATAAGCTATTGGCCTTATGTGAGAGGACTATTTGGAAAAGGAGAACATGGGATTCCATTTTCTACAAAATGCAAATCGTCTATTTTggttcttatatttttattggtatgTAAACTATTTGGAGGAGGTTCATTGTTTCATTAA
- the LOC107417086 gene encoding cellulose synthase-like protein B4 isoform X3 → MANNSDSPLCEIKYLNNNKHRSLSLIVLLLKLYIVAYRLVHLSDHGFPWFIAFLCDCWYTFIWLLWINIGWTSVDYKTHPQLLLQRFPDLPRIDLFVTTTDPMLEPPITTVNTVLSLMAVDYPADKLACYVSDDGCFPITLYSLTEAAKFASFWIPFCKKYNLQVRAPLLYFSSKSTSKSDSPSEIFHEEERKMKSFNYFFQEEYEKLREKIEDAVHGKVPIDLSGDYAVFADTQKNNHPAIIKIIVENKERLSNGLPHLIYVCREKRPNYQHHYKAGAVNVLILGRGMSGIQGPMFGGSGFHRREVIYGLTFDEHSHPKGKMSYEEMKRKFGNSMELNKLAAQTLSGESDIDGPLNLSSRIETACQVANCDYEHETEWGSKIGWVYGSITEDIVTGMKIHSRGWRSVLYISDPPSFIGSAPLGGPTVTIQRKRWATGQLEVLFSKNNPLFLTLKGKLKLRQCLAYMWILLWGASSIPELFYTFLPIYSIITNSYFLPKVGEVAFIGVIALVLTQNLQHITFCMGCGQNFRECWNGMRMNRITNMTSSLLACLSWILKFFGISETFFEVTKKYQPIVNDGADSGRFSFDDSAMYVPITTLLFLHLTALFMPLLGLRPLNDVGRCGPGLLEYIFSLFMVISYWPYVRGLFGKGEHGIPFSTKCKSSILVLIFLLVCKLFGGGSLFH, encoded by the exons ATGGCGAATAATTCAGACTCTCCTCTATGcgaaataaaatatctaaacaACAACAAGCACAGATCTCTCAGTCTAATCGTCTTACTATTGAAGCTCTACATCGTTGCTTATCGTCTTGTCCATCTTTCTGACCATGGTTTCCCCTGGTTCATCGCCTTCCTCTGCGATTGTTGGTACACCTTCATTTGGCTTCTCTGGATCAACATCGGATGGACTTCCGTCGATTACAAAACACACCCACAACTCCTCCTCCAAAg atttCCAGATCTTCCTCGGATAGATCTTTTCGTGACGACGACGGATCCGATGCTAGAACCACCAATAACGACAGTAAATACGGTGCTGTCTCTTATGGCGGTTGATTATCCAGCCGATAAATTAGCTTGCTATGTTTCCGATGATGGGTGTTTCCCGATCACACTATACTCTCTCACTGAAGCAGCCAAATTTGCAAGCTTTTGGATTCCCTTTTGTAAGAAATACAACCTTCAAGTTAGAGCTCCCTTGCTGTACTTCTCTAGCAAGTCAACATCTAAAAGTGATAGCCCGTCCGAGATTTTCCAcgaagaagagagaaagatgaag agttttaattattttttccaggAGGAGTATGAGAAGCTGAGAGAAAAGATTGAAGATGCTGTGCATGGAAAGGTTCCGATTGATCTTTCTGGAGACTATGCTGTTTTTGCAGATACACAGAAAAACAACCATCCTGCTATCATCAAG ATTATTGTGGAGAACAAGGAAAGACTTTCAAATGGATTGCCGCATCTAATTTACGTTTGCAGAGAGAAGCGTCCAAATTATCAACATCACTATAAAGCTGGTGCTGTGAACGTTTTG ATACTTGGACGTGGAATGTCAGGGATTCAAGGTCCTATGTTTGGAGGATCAGGTTTTCACAGACGTGAAGTCATCTATGGTTTAACCTTTGATGAACATTCACATCCTAaag GAAAAATGAGCTACgaggaaatgaaaagaaaatttggaaATTCCATGGAGTTAAACAAACTTGCTGCTCAAACTTTGTCAGGGGAATCAGATATTGATGGACCCCTAAATCTTTCAAGTAGAATTGAGACCGCATGCCAAGTTGCTAATTGTGATTATGAGCATGAAACTGAATGGGGTTCAAAG ATAGGTTGGGTTTATGGGTCAATAACAGAAGATATTGTAACGGGAATGAAGATCCATTCACGAGGTTGGAGGTCTGTCTTATATATATCCGATCCACCATCCTTCATAGGATCTGCACCTCTAGGTGGGCCTACTGTGACAATCCAAAGGAAGAGATGGGCCACAGGTCAATTAGAAGTACTATTCAGCAAAAACAATCCCCTATTTTTAACTCTCAAAGGGAAGCTAAAACTTAGGCAATGCTTAGCTTACATGTGGATTCTCCTGTGGGGTGCAAGCTCTATTCCTGAGTTGTTCTATACTTTTTTGCCCATCTACTCTATCATCACCAACTCATACTTCTTACCCAAG GTTGGTGAAGTTGCTTTTATAGGAGTTATTGCATTGGTTCTCACTCAAAACTTGCAACATATTACATTTTGTATGGGATGTGGTCAAAATTTTCGGGAATGTTGGAATGGTATGAGAATGAATCGAATCACCAACATGACTAGCTCTTTATTAGCATGTTTAAGTTGGATTCTCAAGTTTTTTGGGATCTCAGAGACATTTTTTGAAGTCACAAAGAAATACCAGCCAATAGTTAACGACGGAGCTGATTCTGGTAGGTTCAGCTTTGATGATTCAGCAATGTATGTGCCCATCACCACCCTTTTGTTTCTACATTTGACAGCTTTGTTCATGCCCTTGTTAGGGCTACGACCATTGAATGATGTTGGTAGGTGTGGTCCGGGACTTTTGGAGTACATTTTTAGTTTGTTTATGGTGATAAGCTATTGGCCTTATGTGAGAGGACTATTTGGAAAAGGAGAACATGGGATTCCATTTTCTACAAAATGCAAATCGTCTATTTTggttcttatatttttattggtatgTAAACTATTTGGAGGAGGTTCATTGTTTCATTAA
- the LOC107417086 gene encoding cellulose synthase-like protein H1 isoform X2: MANNSDSPLCEIKYLNNNKHRSLSLIVLLLKLYIVAYRLVHLSDHGFPWFIAFLCDCWYTFIWLLWINIGWTSVDYKTHPQLLLQRFPDLPRIDLFVTTTDPMLEPPITTVNTVLSLMAVDYPADKLACYVSDDGCFPITLYSLTEAAKFASFWIPFCKKYNLQVRAPLLYFSSKSTSKSDSPSEIFHEEERKMKEEYEKLREKIEDAVHGKVPIDLSGDYAVFADTQKNNHPAIIKIIVENKERLSNGLPHLIYVCREKRPNYQHHYKAGAVNVLTRVSGAMTNAPFTLNVDSDMFVNNPKIIKQAMCLLLGLRHENCAYIQCRDIFYNDLKDDPFGNNFLIAFEILGRGMSGIQGPMFGGSGFHRREVIYGLTFDEHSHPKGKMSYEEMKRKFGNSMELNKLAAQTLSGESDIDGPLNLSSRIETACQVANCDYEHETEWGSKIGWVYGSITEDIVTGMKIHSRGWRSVLYISDPPSFIGSAPLGGPTVTIQRKRWATGQLEVLFSKNNPLFLTLKGKLKLRQCLAYMWILLWGASSIPELFYTFLPIYSIITNSYFLPKVGEVAFIGVIALVLTQNLQHITFCMGCGQNFRECWNGMRMNRITNMTSSLLACLSWILKFFGISETFFEVTKKYQPIVNDGADSGRFSFDDSAMYVPITTLLFLHLTALFMPLLGLRPLNDVGRCGPGLLEYIFSLFMVISYWPYVRGLFGKGEHGIPFSTKCKSSILVLIFLLVCKLFGGGSLFH, from the exons ATGGCGAATAATTCAGACTCTCCTCTATGcgaaataaaatatctaaacaACAACAAGCACAGATCTCTCAGTCTAATCGTCTTACTATTGAAGCTCTACATCGTTGCTTATCGTCTTGTCCATCTTTCTGACCATGGTTTCCCCTGGTTCATCGCCTTCCTCTGCGATTGTTGGTACACCTTCATTTGGCTTCTCTGGATCAACATCGGATGGACTTCCGTCGATTACAAAACACACCCACAACTCCTCCTCCAAAg atttCCAGATCTTCCTCGGATAGATCTTTTCGTGACGACGACGGATCCGATGCTAGAACCACCAATAACGACAGTAAATACGGTGCTGTCTCTTATGGCGGTTGATTATCCAGCCGATAAATTAGCTTGCTATGTTTCCGATGATGGGTGTTTCCCGATCACACTATACTCTCTCACTGAAGCAGCCAAATTTGCAAGCTTTTGGATTCCCTTTTGTAAGAAATACAACCTTCAAGTTAGAGCTCCCTTGCTGTACTTCTCTAGCAAGTCAACATCTAAAAGTGATAGCCCGTCCGAGATTTTCCAcgaagaagagagaaagatgaag gAGGAGTATGAGAAGCTGAGAGAAAAGATTGAAGATGCTGTGCATGGAAAGGTTCCGATTGATCTTTCTGGAGACTATGCTGTTTTTGCAGATACACAGAAAAACAACCATCCTGCTATCATCAAG ATTATTGTGGAGAACAAGGAAAGACTTTCAAATGGATTGCCGCATCTAATTTACGTTTGCAGAGAGAAGCGTCCAAATTATCAACATCACTATAAAGCTGGTGCTGTGAACGTTTTG aCTAGGGTTTCTGGGGCGATGACAAATGCACCATTTACGTTGAATGTGGATTCTGATATGTTTGTAAATAATCCAAAGATCATTAAGCAAGCAATGTGTTTGTTGCTCGGTCTCAGACATGAAAATTGTGCATACATCCAATGCCGTGATATCTTCTACAATGATTTAAAAGATGACCCTTTTGGAAACAATTTTCTTATTGCTTTTgaa ATACTTGGACGTGGAATGTCAGGGATTCAAGGTCCTATGTTTGGAGGATCAGGTTTTCACAGACGTGAAGTCATCTATGGTTTAACCTTTGATGAACATTCACATCCTAaag GAAAAATGAGCTACgaggaaatgaaaagaaaatttggaaATTCCATGGAGTTAAACAAACTTGCTGCTCAAACTTTGTCAGGGGAATCAGATATTGATGGACCCCTAAATCTTTCAAGTAGAATTGAGACCGCATGCCAAGTTGCTAATTGTGATTATGAGCATGAAACTGAATGGGGTTCAAAG ATAGGTTGGGTTTATGGGTCAATAACAGAAGATATTGTAACGGGAATGAAGATCCATTCACGAGGTTGGAGGTCTGTCTTATATATATCCGATCCACCATCCTTCATAGGATCTGCACCTCTAGGTGGGCCTACTGTGACAATCCAAAGGAAGAGATGGGCCACAGGTCAATTAGAAGTACTATTCAGCAAAAACAATCCCCTATTTTTAACTCTCAAAGGGAAGCTAAAACTTAGGCAATGCTTAGCTTACATGTGGATTCTCCTGTGGGGTGCAAGCTCTATTCCTGAGTTGTTCTATACTTTTTTGCCCATCTACTCTATCATCACCAACTCATACTTCTTACCCAAG GTTGGTGAAGTTGCTTTTATAGGAGTTATTGCATTGGTTCTCACTCAAAACTTGCAACATATTACATTTTGTATGGGATGTGGTCAAAATTTTCGGGAATGTTGGAATGGTATGAGAATGAATCGAATCACCAACATGACTAGCTCTTTATTAGCATGTTTAAGTTGGATTCTCAAGTTTTTTGGGATCTCAGAGACATTTTTTGAAGTCACAAAGAAATACCAGCCAATAGTTAACGACGGAGCTGATTCTGGTAGGTTCAGCTTTGATGATTCAGCAATGTATGTGCCCATCACCACCCTTTTGTTTCTACATTTGACAGCTTTGTTCATGCCCTTGTTAGGGCTACGACCATTGAATGATGTTGGTAGGTGTGGTCCGGGACTTTTGGAGTACATTTTTAGTTTGTTTATGGTGATAAGCTATTGGCCTTATGTGAGAGGACTATTTGGAAAAGGAGAACATGGGATTCCATTTTCTACAAAATGCAAATCGTCTATTTTggttcttatatttttattggtatgTAAACTATTTGGAGGAGGTTCATTGTTTCATTAA